From the Candidatus Acidiferrales bacterium genome, one window contains:
- a CDS encoding DUF4870 domain-containing protein has product MMEQETLAPTSDDKTLAFLAQFLQVFTWFIGPLVIYVVKRESRFVAFHAMQALLWQVVYFVLSMICMALFFVTFFMSAASRGGPQSPSQGPPVAFLIFFPLIWLMMMGGWVLTLVIGIVFGIRAMRGEWAAYPIIGRWARRIIGA; this is encoded by the coding sequence ATGATGGAGCAAGAAACCCTAGCCCCAACCTCAGACGACAAGACGCTTGCCTTCCTGGCCCAGTTCCTGCAGGTGTTCACTTGGTTCATCGGGCCGCTGGTGATTTATGTGGTCAAACGTGAGTCTCGCTTCGTGGCCTTCCACGCGATGCAGGCTCTGCTTTGGCAAGTCGTCTACTTCGTGCTCTCTATGATCTGCATGGCACTGTTCTTTGTCACGTTCTTTATGAGCGCGGCCTCACGCGGGGGACCACAGTCGCCATCCCAGGGGCCTCCGGTCGCATTTTTGATATTTTTCCCCTTGATCTGGCTGATGATGATGGGCGGCTGGGTTCTGACTCTCGTGATCGGCATCGTGTTCGGCATCAGGGCGATGCGGGGCGAGTGGGCCGCATATCCAATCATCGGCCGTTGGGCCCGGCGGATCATCGGTGCCTGA
- the rpsU gene encoding 30S ribosomal protein S21: MAEVVIQEGESLENALRRFKRKVQQADIIKEIKKHSFYLKPGERRRVKAALARKRSRKKARREQD, encoded by the coding sequence ATGGCTGAAGTAGTCATTCAGGAGGGCGAGTCTCTCGAAAATGCTCTTCGACGTTTCAAACGGAAGGTGCAGCAGGCCGACATCATCAAGGAGATCAAGAAGCACAGCTTCTATTTGAAGCCAGGAGAGAGACGTCGGGTCAAGGCAGCTTTGGCCCGCAAACGCAGCCGCAAAAAAGCCAGACGCGAACAGGACTAA
- the eno gene encoding phosphopyruvate hydratase has translation MPAIEWIRGREILDSRGNPTVEAEVGLAGGTVGRAAVPSGASTGEHEALELRDGDQARYLGKGVRTAVANVNGPIAAALKGKEASEQEALDGLMISLDSTPNKGKLGANAILAVSMACARAAAQAKGIALYRYLGGLPRWDRGEGRATLPAPMMNILNGGAHADNSVDLQEFMVMPVGASSFSEALRMGVEVFHTLKSVLKKRGYATAVGDEGGFAPNLKSNVEAVEFILEAVVQAGYRAGEQVAIALDPAASEFYQNGRYVFKKSDGSTRSNEQMVAFYADWVRQYPIVSIEDGLAEDDWAGWKMLTAALGQKVQLVGDDLFVTSTERLGRGIREGIANAILIKLNQIGTVTETIEAIRMAQKAGYAAIVSHRSGETEDAFISDFVVAMGTGQIKTGSASRTDRIAKYNQLLRIEEELGSRARFPGRSALAVKSAAI, from the coding sequence ATGCCAGCTATCGAGTGGATACGGGGCCGCGAAATCCTCGACTCGCGCGGCAATCCCACCGTGGAAGCGGAAGTCGGCCTTGCCGGAGGAACGGTGGGACGGGCAGCGGTGCCTTCCGGCGCCTCCACCGGCGAGCATGAAGCGCTCGAGCTGCGCGACGGCGATCAAGCGCGCTACCTGGGCAAAGGCGTGCGCACGGCGGTCGCTAACGTCAACGGGCCCATCGCCGCCGCGCTCAAAGGCAAAGAGGCTTCCGAGCAAGAAGCCCTGGATGGCTTGATGATTTCTTTGGACAGCACGCCGAATAAAGGCAAACTCGGCGCCAACGCCATCCTGGCCGTTTCTATGGCATGCGCGCGGGCGGCCGCCCAGGCGAAGGGCATCGCCCTTTATCGCTATCTCGGCGGCTTGCCCCGATGGGATCGGGGCGAGGGCCGAGCAACGCTCCCGGCGCCGATGATGAACATTTTGAACGGCGGCGCCCATGCTGACAATTCGGTGGACCTGCAGGAATTCATGGTAATGCCGGTGGGCGCCTCTTCTTTTTCCGAAGCTCTTCGCATGGGCGTCGAGGTTTTTCACACCCTCAAATCGGTCCTGAAGAAGCGCGGCTATGCGACGGCGGTGGGCGATGAGGGCGGCTTTGCTCCGAATTTGAAATCGAATGTTGAAGCCGTCGAGTTCATCCTCGAGGCCGTCGTCCAGGCCGGCTACCGGGCGGGCGAGCAGGTGGCGATTGCGCTTGATCCGGCGGCGAGCGAGTTCTACCAAAACGGCCGGTACGTATTCAAAAAGTCGGATGGCTCGACCCGCTCGAACGAGCAAATGGTAGCCTTTTATGCCGATTGGGTGCGCCAGTATCCGATTGTTTCGATCGAAGACGGCCTGGCGGAGGATGATTGGGCGGGGTGGAAGATGCTTACCGCCGCGCTCGGCCAAAAAGTCCAGCTCGTCGGCGACGATCTCTTCGTAACCAGCACGGAACGACTCGGCCGCGGCATCCGCGAGGGCATTGCCAATGCGATCTTGATCAAATTGAATCAGATTGGGACGGTGACGGAAACGATCGAGGCCATTCGCATGGCGCAGAAGGCCGGCTATGCGGCGATTGTGTCCCATCGCTCCGGCGAAACGGAAGATGCGTTCATTTCCGACTTCGTCGTGGCCATGGGCACCGGGCAGATCAAGACCGGTTCAGCCTCGCGCACCGACCGCATCGCCAAGTACAACCAGTTGCTGAGGATTGAAGAAGAGCTGGGGTCTCGTGCTCGCTTCCCCGGCCGCAGCGCCCTGGCCGTTAAGTCCGCGGCCATTTGA
- the glgC gene encoding glucose-1-phosphate adenylyltransferase: MKEALGVVLAGGAGERLWPLTRDRAKPAVPFGGIYRIIDVALSNCINSDLRRIFILTQYKSLSLNRHIRWGWVNLVSPELGEFVDVIPPQMRVSNNWYLGTADAVYQNIYSIGSERSRFVLILSGDHIYKMNYQRMLEQHVAAGAEVTVATIEEDPSEAHRLGVVEVDRDGRIVGFQEKPTQPKRSVERPEKIHASMGVYVFNTHTLIPILLADAEDPHSTHDFGRDVLPKIVETHRVFSFNFIDENKKEAQYWRDVGTLDAYYEANMDLVAVTPVFNLYDQSWPLRTYQEQLPPAKFVFADPDRMGVALDSIISPGCIVSGGRVSLSVLSFDVRVNSYSEIENSIIFPHVNIGRNARLRRAIVDRHVSVPEGEEIGFDLEKDRQRYFVTDSGIVIVVRDSAAFEEPE; encoded by the coding sequence ATGAAAGAAGCTCTCGGAGTCGTGTTGGCGGGCGGCGCGGGTGAGCGACTCTGGCCGCTGACCCGTGACCGCGCCAAGCCGGCCGTCCCCTTTGGCGGCATCTACCGCATCATTGACGTGGCCCTCTCCAACTGCATCAACTCTGACCTGCGCCGCATTTTCATCCTCACGCAATACAAATCGCTTTCCCTCAACCGCCACATCCGCTGGGGCTGGGTGAACCTGGTTTCGCCTGAGCTGGGGGAATTCGTTGACGTCATTCCGCCGCAGATGCGCGTCTCGAACAACTGGTACCTGGGCACCGCCGACGCGGTCTATCAAAACATCTATTCCATCGGCAGCGAACGCTCCCGCTTTGTCCTGATCCTGTCGGGCGACCATATCTACAAGATGAACTACCAGCGGATGCTGGAGCAGCACGTGGCGGCGGGGGCCGAGGTGACGGTGGCGACGATTGAGGAGGACCCGTCGGAGGCGCATCGCCTGGGGGTGGTGGAGGTGGACCGGGATGGCCGCATCGTCGGCTTCCAGGAGAAGCCCACCCAACCCAAGCGCTCCGTCGAACGCCCGGAAAAAATCCACGCCTCGATGGGCGTTTACGTCTTCAATACCCATACCCTGATTCCCATTCTGCTGGCCGACGCCGAAGATCCCCACTCCACTCACGATTTCGGCCGGGACGTGCTGCCGAAAATCGTGGAAACGCATCGCGTCTTTTCCTTCAACTTCATTGACGAGAACAAGAAGGAAGCCCAGTATTGGCGCGATGTGGGAACCCTCGATGCCTATTACGAAGCCAACATGGACTTGGTGGCCGTCACCCCGGTCTTCAACCTCTACGACCAGAGCTGGCCGCTGCGCACCTACCAGGAACAACTCCCGCCGGCCAAATTTGTCTTTGCCGATCCCGACCGCATGGGCGTGGCCTTGGATTCGATCATTTCGCCGGGCTGCATCGTGTCAGGCGGGCGGGTCAGCCTTTCGGTGCTTTCCTTTGACGTGCGGGTAAACAGCTACTCGGAGATCGAAAACTCGATCATCTTTCCCCACGTGAACATCGGACGCAATGCGCGCCTTCGGCGGGCTATCGTTGACCGCCACGTCTCCGTCCCGGAAGGCGAGGAGATCGGATTCGATCTGGAAAAAGACCGCCAGCGCTACTTTGTGACCGACAGCGGCATTGTCATTGTCGTGCGCGATTCCGCCGCCTTTGAAGAGCCGGAGTAG
- a CDS encoding VWA domain-containing protein, whose amino-acid sequence MRRISFWKRLLVPLCGIAAGCLMAPLPGLAQEKKQKEGPPRQEETYTIAVEVPVVQVPVMVTTERGDIITELKKENFRILDDGQPQEISAFGPSEAPMTMVMLIEGSRAVGYVIYQIYDTAYAFLNHLKPEDWVALVTYDMKPRLEVDFTHSRREVADALRGLGFAAFRESNLFDALIDTLGRLKDVKGKKSILLISTGMDTFSKATLDQAYKAAQNSDVTIFSVGQGQDIRERLDARGYASGAQRVGWLQWDNQLRSFSQMSGGQAYFPRFFGEMPSIFKDIANRLRNQYTIAYTPTQRARDGKFHKIKVQVVGPDGQPLTAQDQKGKKHKIVVHAREGYYSPKG is encoded by the coding sequence ATGAGACGCATTTCGTTTTGGAAACGGCTGCTGGTCCCGCTGTGCGGGATTGCCGCTGGCTGCCTGATGGCGCCGCTGCCCGGTTTGGCGCAAGAAAAGAAGCAAAAGGAAGGCCCGCCCCGACAGGAGGAGACCTATACCATCGCGGTCGAAGTGCCGGTCGTGCAAGTGCCCGTCATGGTGACTACTGAGCGCGGCGACATCATCACCGAGCTGAAAAAGGAAAATTTCCGCATCCTGGACGATGGCCAGCCGCAGGAGATTAGCGCCTTTGGCCCGAGCGAAGCGCCGATGACCATGGTCATGTTGATTGAGGGCTCGCGGGCGGTCGGGTACGTCATCTACCAGATCTATGACACGGCTTATGCCTTCCTCAATCATCTCAAGCCGGAGGACTGGGTGGCGCTGGTAACCTACGACATGAAGCCGCGACTCGAGGTGGACTTCACCCACAGCCGCCGGGAGGTCGCCGACGCGCTGCGCGGGCTGGGATTCGCCGCCTTCCGCGAGTCGAACCTGTTTGACGCCCTCATTGACACCCTCGGCCGGCTGAAGGACGTCAAAGGGAAGAAAAGCATCTTGCTCATCAGCACGGGGATGGACACCTTCAGTAAAGCTACTCTCGATCAGGCCTATAAGGCGGCGCAGAACTCCGATGTGACAATCTTCTCGGTCGGCCAGGGGCAGGACATCCGAGAGAGGCTCGATGCTAGGGGCTACGCCTCCGGCGCGCAGCGAGTGGGTTGGCTCCAGTGGGACAACCAGCTTCGAAGCTTCTCTCAAATGAGCGGTGGGCAGGCCTATTTCCCGCGCTTCTTCGGGGAGATGCCTTCCATCTTTAAAGACATTGCCAACCGCCTGCGCAATCAGTACACCATCGCCTACACGCCCACCCAGCGCGCCCGGGACGGAAAATTCCACAAGATCAAGGTTCAGGTCGTCGGCCCGGATGGCCAGCCGCTTACGGCGCAGGACCAAAAAGGAAAGAAGCACAAAATCGTGGTCCACGCCCGAGAGGGATATTACTCTCCCAAGGGCTAG
- the gpmI gene encoding 2,3-bisphosphoglycerate-independent phosphoglycerate mutase produces the protein MPKRPRPIVLTVLDGWGYREERENNAIALARTPNYDQLCRKYPWVTIATSGEAVGLPQGQMGNSEVGHLNIGAGRIVHMDITRLDLMIASGEFFQNELLLQAIARGRERQLHLIGLVSDGGVHSHINHLMALLKMAQQNKVERVFVQAIMDGRDTSPTAGVDYLRQVEQKMREYGTGQIATVTGRYFAMDRDNRWPRIEKAYCAMVHGEAAYKSSDPIEALRRSYDQGVTDEFVLPMVITGKPDSGKAGKPRGRIQDDDAVIFFNFRADRARQTTRALAEPNFDKFVDPKRPKNLFFVTMTQYDKTFTWVPHVIGQQEVENILANVFSGLGFRNLRVAETEKYAHVTYFFNGGVEKPFPGEERILVPSPKVPTYDLQPEMSAAGVAETVVKAIEKGDFDAIIMNFANADMVGHSGKLEAAIKAVEAVDACLGRIYRTMAAKGGAWIVTADHGNAELMLDPVTGGPHTAHTTNPVPFVCLTDNAQLRLRPGGSLRDVSPTLLGILGIPQPKEMTGCDLRMCP, from the coding sequence ATGCCAAAACGACCGAGACCGATTGTACTGACGGTGCTGGATGGCTGGGGCTACCGCGAAGAGCGAGAGAATAACGCCATCGCGCTCGCGCGCACGCCGAACTACGACCAGCTCTGCCGGAAATATCCCTGGGTGACGATCGCGACCTCGGGCGAAGCCGTCGGGCTTCCTCAAGGCCAGATGGGCAACTCCGAGGTCGGCCACCTCAACATCGGCGCCGGGCGGATTGTCCACATGGACATCACCCGGCTTGACCTGATGATCGCAAGCGGAGAATTTTTTCAAAACGAGCTGCTTCTCCAAGCGATAGCCCGCGGCCGCGAGCGGCAGCTTCATCTGATTGGCCTGGTCTCCGACGGCGGCGTTCACTCCCACATCAACCATCTGATGGCGTTGCTCAAGATGGCGCAGCAGAACAAGGTGGAGCGCGTGTTTGTCCAGGCGATCATGGACGGCCGCGACACCTCCCCCACCGCCGGGGTGGACTACCTCCGCCAGGTCGAACAGAAGATGCGCGAGTACGGCACCGGCCAGATTGCCACGGTGACGGGCCGCTACTTCGCCATGGACCGTGATAATCGCTGGCCGCGCATCGAGAAAGCCTACTGCGCGATGGTCCACGGAGAAGCGGCGTACAAGTCGAGCGACCCCATCGAAGCTCTCCGGCGCAGCTACGACCAGGGCGTCACGGATGAATTTGTGCTGCCCATGGTGATTACTGGCAAGCCCGATTCGGGCAAGGCGGGAAAGCCGCGCGGGCGAATCCAGGACGACGACGCGGTCATCTTTTTCAATTTTCGCGCCGACCGCGCCCGGCAGACCACCCGGGCGCTGGCCGAGCCAAATTTCGACAAATTCGTTGACCCGAAGCGGCCGAAGAATCTCTTCTTCGTCACGATGACGCAGTACGACAAAACCTTCACCTGGGTCCCCCACGTCATCGGCCAGCAGGAAGTGGAAAACATCCTGGCCAATGTGTTTTCCGGCCTCGGCTTCCGCAACCTGCGCGTCGCCGAAACGGAGAAGTATGCCCACGTGACCTATTTCTTTAACGGGGGCGTGGAAAAGCCCTTCCCCGGCGAGGAACGTATTCTGGTCCCTTCCCCCAAAGTGCCCACCTACGACCTCCAGCCGGAAATGAGCGCCGCCGGGGTTGCGGAAACGGTGGTGAAGGCGATCGAGAAGGGAGACTTCGACGCCATCATCATGAATTTTGCCAATGCCGACATGGTCGGCCACTCCGGCAAACTGGAAGCGGCCATCAAGGCGGTGGAAGCGGTGGATGCGTGTCTCGGGCGAATCTACCGGACGATGGCGGCCAAAGGCGGGGCATGGATCGTCACGGCAGACCACGGGAACGCCGAATTGATGCTCGATCCGGTGACCGGCGGGCCTCACACCGCCCATACGACGAATCCCGTTCCCTTCGTCTGCCTCACCGACAACGCACAATTGCGGCTCCGGCCGGGCGGCTCGCTTCGAGACGTATCTCCAACCTTGCTCGGTATCCTCGGTATTCCCCAGCCGAAAGAAATGACCGGCTGCGACCTTCGCATGTGCCCGTAG
- a CDS encoding D-2-hydroxyacid dehydrogenase, with the protein MTAAMTRDPSSTKFLLCIWHRFELWRPPEWFAEMIRTRWPALEFVHLPSYDGLEREIGDTNIFAGFSLRPEQFALARELEWIHCLAAGVNQLMQPAIVASDVLITNSRGVHAVAMAEHTLGLILALARHLPSAVRYQDERHWSQSEIWGEEPHPMELGGRTLVIIGFGAIGRELARRAKALGMNVVAVRKRANEDTEPADAVFESGRLLEALAAGDFVVVAAPETSETIGLINARTLAAMKPTAYLLNVSRGTLVNAADLIQALGAGQIAGAALDVTDPEPLPPDHALWSAPRLLITPHVSAVSERLWHRHAALLLNNLERWFSGRELLNLVDKKRGY; encoded by the coding sequence ATGACCGCCGCCATGACTCGCGATCCTTCCTCGACCAAGTTCCTGCTTTGCATCTGGCATCGGTTTGAGCTTTGGCGGCCGCCCGAGTGGTTCGCCGAGATGATCCGGACGCGCTGGCCGGCGCTCGAGTTTGTCCATCTTCCCTCCTACGACGGCCTCGAGCGCGAAATCGGCGACACAAACATTTTTGCCGGATTTTCGCTCCGGCCGGAACAGTTCGCTCTGGCAAGAGAACTCGAGTGGATTCACTGCCTGGCGGCGGGCGTGAACCAGCTTATGCAGCCGGCCATCGTGGCCAGCGACGTCTTGATTACGAATTCGCGTGGCGTCCATGCAGTGGCCATGGCCGAGCACACCCTCGGGCTTATCCTCGCGCTCGCCCGACACCTGCCGTCGGCGGTCCGCTATCAGGACGAGCGCCACTGGTCGCAGTCGGAGATCTGGGGGGAGGAGCCTCATCCCATGGAGCTGGGGGGACGGACGCTCGTCATCATCGGCTTTGGCGCTATAGGCCGTGAGTTGGCGCGAAGGGCGAAGGCGCTCGGCATGAACGTGGTCGCCGTAAGAAAACGGGCCAACGAGGACACGGAACCTGCCGACGCGGTCTTTGAAAGCGGACGCTTGCTGGAGGCGCTTGCCGCAGGCGACTTTGTCGTCGTAGCCGCTCCGGAAACTTCCGAGACGATTGGTCTGATCAACGCCCGCACCCTCGCCGCCATGAAGCCCACCGCTTATCTCCTGAACGTCAGCCGCGGCACGCTGGTGAATGCAGCCGACTTGATCCAAGCGCTCGGCGCCGGGCAGATTGCCGGAGCAGCACTCGACGTAACCGATCCGGAGCCGCTTCCGCCCGATCACGCTCTTTGGTCGGCGCCGCGGCTGCTCATCACCCCGCACGTCTCGGCCGTGAGCGAGCGGCTCTGGCATCGCCACGCCGCCTTGTTGCTCAACAATCTGGAACGCTGGTTTTCCGGGCGGGAATTGCTCAACCTGGTGGACAAGAAGCGCGGATATTGA